Within the Desulfovibrio sp. genome, the region TACGATGCCGCAGCCAAGGGTGTGGAGCCTTCCCGATGTACCTTGTATGTTACCCTTGAGCCCTGCAACCACCACGGCAAAACTCCCCCCTGCACCCAGGCCGTACTCTCTGCTGGCATAAAGAAAGTGGTCGTGGGCTGCGCCGATCCTAATCCCAAGGTGGAAGGCGGAGGAGCCGACTTTTTGCGCCAACGCGGGGTTGACGTGACTGTGGGAGTCTTGGAGCTAGCTTGCCAGGACTTGATCGCGGATTTCAGCGTGTGGCAATTCACTCCCCGCACCTATAACATCCTCAAGATGGCTGCCACCTTGGACGGACGAATCGCCTCCCGAAGCGGCCATTCCGCCTGGGTGAGCGGGCCGGAATCCCGGGCGCAGGTTCATGATTTGCGCACCAGGGTGGACGCCGTCATCGTGGGTGGCGCAACCCTTCGCAAGGACAATCCCCAACTCACGGCCAGGTCCGAGACCCAGCAGATCGACCGCCAGCCCCTGGCTGTGGTTGTCACCTCTTTGTTGCCTGAGCCTTCTGCAGCATTGACGCTGTTGAGAGAACGGGCCAGCCAGACCATCTTCTGGACTGATCTGGCCAATTCGGTTTCGGTGCGCGCCGAAGCTCTTCGCGAGATGGGGGTCCGGGTATGGGAACTACCGAGCACCGGGGAGCGTCTCGACCTCGCTGCCGGTTTCGCCCTTCTCCGCTCTGAAGCTCATTGTTATACAACCCTTTGCGAGGGCGGGGGCAGACTGGCCTTGTCTCTGGCTACCCAAGGCCTGATGGACGAATTTCTCTATTTCCTGGCCCCTAAGGTGCTTGGCGATGCCAAGGCCATCCCTGTTTTTTCCGGAGCAAGTGTCGAGTCAATGGATCAGGCTCTCCGCCTGAGGCTCTCCGACGTCCGCCCCAGCGGACAGGACCTTCTGCTCACCTACATGCCTCGCAAATAGGCATTGTATGAACTCAAAATGCTCCCTGAAGCACGTTTGAGTTCTTTCTCTCTCTTCTATCTGGTGGTTATCGCCTGGAAGACCGAGCGGCTTTGAGCCCCCACACCACGCCAGCGAAGACCATGAGCATGCCCAGCAGTTCCCATACTCCTGGGAACTCGCCTTTCACTATGCAGGCGTAGATGATTCCGGAGATCGGCCAGAAGACGATACATTGTCCGGCCACGGAGGCTGGGAGCATGGCGTTGGCCTTGTTCCAGAGTGTCCCGCCCAGCCAGGACACTCCGAGCCCTAAGACCACGCTCCCCATCGCATAACCGAACAACGTGGTTTGCGTTCCATGCCAGGGCAGCTGCCCACCCAAACAGATAATACGAAGGATCAGAGCCGAGGCTGAGAACACCAGCAAGACTGCTCCTGTCACGTTGGCCCAAGCTAAGGGTGTGATGCGAGGATTCGCTTTCAGGAACAGGATGTTGGCCACCAGATAATAGGTCAAGAGGCCTTGGGCCAAAAGACTCGCGAACATACCCCACCACAGG harbors:
- the ribD gene encoding bifunctional diaminohydroxyphosphoribosylaminopyrimidine deaminase/5-amino-6-(5-phosphoribosylamino)uracil reductase RibD; translation: MARALELARQGKGSTAPNPCVGAVLVRDGAIVAEGWHERHGGPHAEVNCLYDAAAKGVEPSRCTLYVTLEPCNHHGKTPPCTQAVLSAGIKKVVVGCADPNPKVEGGGADFLRQRGVDVTVGVLELACQDLIADFSVWQFTPRTYNILKMAATLDGRIASRSGHSAWVSGPESRAQVHDLRTRVDAVIVGGATLRKDNPQLTARSETQQIDRQPLAVVVTSLLPEPSAALTLLRERASQTIFWTDLANSVSVRAEALREMGVRVWELPSTGERLDLAAGFALLRSEAHCYTTLCEGGGRLALSLATQGLMDEFLYFLAPKVLGDAKAIPVFSGASVESMDQALRLRLSDVRPSGQDLLLTYMPRK